The Streptomyces sp. NBC_00224 genome contains the following window.
CGTCCGACACCGGGGGCCTGACCTGCCGTTCGAGCGATCGGCGCAGCGGGGACGCGCACGATTGCGCAAACCGAAAGCAACGCGACACGCGTGTCTCATGTGACGCAAGACACACGATGTGCGAAGCAACCGATTTCGGCGGACGCCGTCAGGGGGCCGGGCCCGGCGGGCTATCGTGCACCTGCTCACAGCAGGAACGATCTTTGTCGACGACCTCTGTCAACTCCTTCTGTCAGCGCAGTTCGTCAACGACCTTTTGTCGAGGAGTGAGAGACATCAGACGCATATCTGCCGCGGCGTTGCTCGCCGGGTCCCTCCTGGCCGCGTTGCTCGTCCCGTCCCCGGCCGCCGTGGCGGACCCGGCGCCGATGCCCACGACGGGCACGGTCTTCAACGACCCGCAGGGCACCGCGGCCGAGCAGAACGCGATCAAGGACCACATCGTCGGGGCGATAGACAACACCCAGAGCGGGCGTACGCTGCGCGCCGCCATGTACGCCCTGACCGACACCGGCTACAGCGACGCGCTGACGCGCGCCCACGACCGGGGCGTGCAGGTCCGGGTCGTCCTGGACCAGGCGTTCTCCACCTCCACGGCCGCCGCCCAGCTGGTGGCCGCCCTCGGCAACGACATGACCCAGCCGTCCTGGGTGCACGTGTGCCCGAAGGACCGGGCGTGCATCGCGGACACCACGCTCGACCCGAGCAAGAACCACATCAACCACAACAAGTTCTTCCTCTTCTCCCGGGTGGGAGATGCCGGTGTCGCCGAGGACGTGGTGATCCAGACGTCCGCCAACCAGACCGCGGCGAACACCTCCCGGTTCTGGAACAACGCCTACACCTCCGTGGGCAACACCGACCTGTACACCGCGTACACGGCGTACTTCAACGACCTCGCCGCCGAGAACCGCAACGCCGACTACTACCGGCAGGGCACCACGTCCGGGGGCGAGAAGTACTACTTCTTCCCGCAGCAGACCGGCGACCTCATGGTCGACGTGCTGAACAACGTGTCGTGCACGGGCAACACGACGGTCGGGTCGGCCTCCCACAAGACGGTCGTCCGCGTCGCCGCCTACGCCTTCACCCGTGCCGAGGTGGCGAACAAGCTGAGGCAGCTGGCCGACCAGGACTGCTGGATCGAGGTCGTCTACAACGAGACGAGCCAGCTCACGGCCCTCGGCAACCACGCGCGGATCAAGCCGTACAAGCTCCACCTCGACAACGGCACACCCGACAGCGAGGCGGACGACCTGTTCGTGCACTCCAAGTACCTGCTGGTCGAGGGCAACTACGCGGGGCACCCGGACACCAAGTGGACCTTCACCGGGTCCCACAAC
Protein-coding sequences here:
- a CDS encoding phosphatidylserine/phosphatidylglycerophosphate/cardiolipin synthase family protein yields the protein MRDIRRISAAALLAGSLLAALLVPSPAAVADPAPMPTTGTVFNDPQGTAAEQNAIKDHIVGAIDNTQSGRTLRAAMYALTDTGYSDALTRAHDRGVQVRVVLDQAFSTSTAAAQLVAALGNDMTQPSWVHVCPKDRACIADTTLDPSKNHINHNKFFLFSRVGDAGVAEDVVIQTSANQTAANTSRFWNNAYTSVGNTDLYTAYTAYFNDLAAENRNADYYRQGTTSGGEKYYFFPQQTGDLMVDVLNNVSCTGNTTVGSASHKTVVRVAAYAFTRAEVANKLRQLADQDCWIEVVYNETSQLTALGNHARIKPYKLHLDNGTPDSEADDLFVHSKYLLVEGNYAGHPDTKWTFTGSHNLDVSSLRENDEALLRVEGAATHDAYRSNFLAMRSKATLTG